One window of Magallana gigas chromosome 2, xbMagGiga1.1, whole genome shotgun sequence genomic DNA carries:
- the LOC105335151 gene encoding coiled-coil domain-containing protein 169 isoform X6: MAVEVMDDFELEKLRAEIQQEKQMKEMLEQSAAELRATVEELEKRYDTIDNEDRSSSKQGRSSASSSDDLDWNEWKTRYETQTEINEQLERQILMLQNKVQEAKANLKDEDLAELDLRPGRGILKRRGVAFSDESSEEGNGKSVDKCIQVDRTKSNLTSILKPSPESSADSKSSKKSDLPAETKPKPLKRTIQIRTKPGSYLPAGKTPRDLKNFDDLSDANKYMIRSLEKEKQMLQGQMRDIEWRLDQESKAYHKANDERKTYSLEINSTKGSINDFSTRTKLSSSRDALDTIPGSRTPRSMGNLENEIRNIPEDQRILDPKHGPIKKAAAVKSLPSLETT, translated from the exons ATGGCGGTTGAAGTAATGGATGACTTCGAACTCGAAAAGTTAAGAGCTGAAATTCAGCAAGAAAAACAAATGAA agAAATGCTAGAACAGTCTGCAGCTGAATTACGTGCTACTGTGGAGGAACTAGAGAAACGATACGACACCATTGATAATGAAG ACCGATCTTCAAGCAAACAAGGTCGCTCAAGCGCATCAAGCTCTGATGATTTGGATT GGAATGAATGGAAGACGAGGTACGAGACCCAGACAGAAATAAACGAGCAGTTAGAGCGGCAGATCTTAATGTTACAGAACAAAGTACAGGAGGCGAAAGCCAACCTCAAAGATG AAGATTTAGCTGAGTTGGATCTTAGGCCCGGAAGGGGTATATTAAAACGCAGAGGAG TGGCTTTCTCGGATGAATCATCAGAGGAGGGGAATGGAAAGTCAGTGGACAAGTGTATTCAGGTGGACAGGACCAAGTCCAACCTGACAAGTATACTGAAGCCCTCCCCAG AGAGCAGCGCAGATTCCAAAAGTAGTAAAAAATCTGATCTCCCCGCGGAAACCAAGCCCAAACCACTGAAGAGGACGATTCAGATCAGAACCAAGCCGGGTAGCTATCTACCAG CCGGAAAGACTCCTAGAGACTTAAAGAACTTCGATGACCTTTCTGAT GCAAATAAGTATATGATTCGGTCGcttgaaaaagaaaagcaaATGCTTCAAGGACAAATGAGAGACATTGAATGGAGACTCGACCAAGAGTCCAAG GCCTACCACAAGGCTAACGATGAAAGGAAGACATATTCCCTCGAGATCAACTCCACCAAAGGCTCCATCAATGACTTCTCAACACGCACCAAGCTCTCCTCAAGCAGGGACGCCCTGGACACTATTCCGGGATCTCGAACTCCTAGGAGTATGGG AAATTTGGAGAATGAGATACG CAATATTCCAGAAGACCAGAGAATACTGGATCCAAAACATGGACCAATCAAAAAGGCCGCAGCAGTCAAGAGTCTGCCCAGTTTAGAAACCACGTGA
- the LOC105335151 gene encoding coiled-coil domain-containing protein 169 isoform X7 — translation MAVEVMDDFELEKLRAEIQQEKQMKEMLEQSAAELRATVEELEKRYDTIDNEDRSSSKQGRSSASSSDDLDWNEWKTRYETQTEINEQLERQILMLQNKVQEAKANLKDEDLAELDLRPGRGILKRRGVAFSDESSEEGNGKSVDKCIQVDRTKSNLTSILKPSPESSADSKSSKKSDLPAETKPKPLKRTIQIRTKPGSYLPAGKTPRDLKNFDDLSDANKYMIRSLEKEKQMLQGQMRDIEWRLDQESKAYHKANDERKTYSLEINSTKGSINDFSTRTKLSSSRDALDTIPGSRTPRSMGNIPEDQRILDPKHGPIKKAAAVKSLPSLETT, via the exons ATGGCGGTTGAAGTAATGGATGACTTCGAACTCGAAAAGTTAAGAGCTGAAATTCAGCAAGAAAAACAAATGAA agAAATGCTAGAACAGTCTGCAGCTGAATTACGTGCTACTGTGGAGGAACTAGAGAAACGATACGACACCATTGATAATGAAG ACCGATCTTCAAGCAAACAAGGTCGCTCAAGCGCATCAAGCTCTGATGATTTGGATT GGAATGAATGGAAGACGAGGTACGAGACCCAGACAGAAATAAACGAGCAGTTAGAGCGGCAGATCTTAATGTTACAGAACAAAGTACAGGAGGCGAAAGCCAACCTCAAAGATG AAGATTTAGCTGAGTTGGATCTTAGGCCCGGAAGGGGTATATTAAAACGCAGAGGAG TGGCTTTCTCGGATGAATCATCAGAGGAGGGGAATGGAAAGTCAGTGGACAAGTGTATTCAGGTGGACAGGACCAAGTCCAACCTGACAAGTATACTGAAGCCCTCCCCAG AGAGCAGCGCAGATTCCAAAAGTAGTAAAAAATCTGATCTCCCCGCGGAAACCAAGCCCAAACCACTGAAGAGGACGATTCAGATCAGAACCAAGCCGGGTAGCTATCTACCAG CCGGAAAGACTCCTAGAGACTTAAAGAACTTCGATGACCTTTCTGAT GCAAATAAGTATATGATTCGGTCGcttgaaaaagaaaagcaaATGCTTCAAGGACAAATGAGAGACATTGAATGGAGACTCGACCAAGAGTCCAAG GCCTACCACAAGGCTAACGATGAAAGGAAGACATATTCCCTCGAGATCAACTCCACCAAAGGCTCCATCAATGACTTCTCAACACGCACCAAGCTCTCCTCAAGCAGGGACGCCCTGGACACTATTCCGGGATCTCGAACTCCTAGGAGTATGGG CAATATTCCAGAAGACCAGAGAATACTGGATCCAAAACATGGACCAATCAAAAAGGCCGCAGCAGTCAAGAGTCTGCCCAGTTTAGAAACCACGTGA
- the LOC105335151 gene encoding coiled-coil domain-containing protein 169 isoform X5 translates to MAVEVMDDFELEKLRAEIQQEKQMKEMLEQSAAELRATVEELEKRYDTIDNEDRSSSKQGRSSASSSDDLDWNEWKTRYETQTEINEQLERQILMLQNKVQEAKANLKDEDLAELDLRPGRGILKRRGVAFSDESSEEGNGKSVDKCIQVDRTKSNLTSILKPSPESSADSKSSKKSDLPAETKPKPLKRTIQIRTKPGSYLPAGKTPRDLKNFDDLSDANKYMIRSLEKEKQMLQGQMRDIEWRLDQESKAYHKANDERKTYSLEINSTKGSINDFSTRTKLSSSRDALDTIPGSRTPRSMGGQNERNSQSNIPEDQRILDPKHGPIKKAAAVKSLPSLETT, encoded by the exons ATGGCGGTTGAAGTAATGGATGACTTCGAACTCGAAAAGTTAAGAGCTGAAATTCAGCAAGAAAAACAAATGAA agAAATGCTAGAACAGTCTGCAGCTGAATTACGTGCTACTGTGGAGGAACTAGAGAAACGATACGACACCATTGATAATGAAG ACCGATCTTCAAGCAAACAAGGTCGCTCAAGCGCATCAAGCTCTGATGATTTGGATT GGAATGAATGGAAGACGAGGTACGAGACCCAGACAGAAATAAACGAGCAGTTAGAGCGGCAGATCTTAATGTTACAGAACAAAGTACAGGAGGCGAAAGCCAACCTCAAAGATG AAGATTTAGCTGAGTTGGATCTTAGGCCCGGAAGGGGTATATTAAAACGCAGAGGAG TGGCTTTCTCGGATGAATCATCAGAGGAGGGGAATGGAAAGTCAGTGGACAAGTGTATTCAGGTGGACAGGACCAAGTCCAACCTGACAAGTATACTGAAGCCCTCCCCAG AGAGCAGCGCAGATTCCAAAAGTAGTAAAAAATCTGATCTCCCCGCGGAAACCAAGCCCAAACCACTGAAGAGGACGATTCAGATCAGAACCAAGCCGGGTAGCTATCTACCAG CCGGAAAGACTCCTAGAGACTTAAAGAACTTCGATGACCTTTCTGAT GCAAATAAGTATATGATTCGGTCGcttgaaaaagaaaagcaaATGCTTCAAGGACAAATGAGAGACATTGAATGGAGACTCGACCAAGAGTCCAAG GCCTACCACAAGGCTAACGATGAAAGGAAGACATATTCCCTCGAGATCAACTCCACCAAAGGCTCCATCAATGACTTCTCAACACGCACCAAGCTCTCCTCAAGCAGGGACGCCCTGGACACTATTCCGGGATCTCGAACTCCTAGGAGTATGGG AGGTCAGAACGAACGAAACTCACAGAG CAATATTCCAGAAGACCAGAGAATACTGGATCCAAAACATGGACCAATCAAAAAGGCCGCAGCAGTCAAGAGTCTGCCCAGTTTAGAAACCACGTGA
- the LOC105335151 gene encoding coiled-coil domain-containing protein 169 isoform X1, which yields MAVEVMDDFELEKLRAEIQQEKQMKEMLEQSAAELRATVEELEKRYDTIDNEDRSSSKQGRSSASSSDDLDWNEWKTRYETQTEINEQLERQILMLQNKVQEAKANLKDEDLAELDLRPGRGILKRRGVAFSDESSEEGNGKSVDKCIQVDRTKSNLTSILKPSPESSADSKSSKKSDLPAETKPKPLKRTIQIRTKPGSYLPAGKTPRDLKNFDDLSDANPHMIRMLEKEKNVLMNQMRDMEWRLDQESKAYHKANDERKTYSLEINSTKGSINDFSTRTKLSSSRDALDTIPGSRTPRSMGSRISLNEMDENSSSPSPRRSKIKTVRNTNYRSLRNLENEIRLMGNIPEDQRILDPKHGPIKKAAAVKSLPSLETT from the exons ATGGCGGTTGAAGTAATGGATGACTTCGAACTCGAAAAGTTAAGAGCTGAAATTCAGCAAGAAAAACAAATGAA agAAATGCTAGAACAGTCTGCAGCTGAATTACGTGCTACTGTGGAGGAACTAGAGAAACGATACGACACCATTGATAATGAAG ACCGATCTTCAAGCAAACAAGGTCGCTCAAGCGCATCAAGCTCTGATGATTTGGATT GGAATGAATGGAAGACGAGGTACGAGACCCAGACAGAAATAAACGAGCAGTTAGAGCGGCAGATCTTAATGTTACAGAACAAAGTACAGGAGGCGAAAGCCAACCTCAAAGATG AAGATTTAGCTGAGTTGGATCTTAGGCCCGGAAGGGGTATATTAAAACGCAGAGGAG TGGCTTTCTCGGATGAATCATCAGAGGAGGGGAATGGAAAGTCAGTGGACAAGTGTATTCAGGTGGACAGGACCAAGTCCAACCTGACAAGTATACTGAAGCCCTCCCCAG AGAGCAGCGCAGATTCCAAAAGTAGTAAAAAATCTGATCTCCCCGCGGAAACCAAGCCCAAACCACTGAAGAGGACGATTCAGATCAGAACCAAGCCGGGTAGCTATCTACCAG CCGGAAAGACTCCTAGAGACTTAAAGAACTTCGATGACCTTTCTGAT GCCAATCCACACATGATACGAATGCTGGAGAAAGAGAAAAACGTTTTGATGAACCAGATGAGGGACATGGAATGGCGCCTGGACCAGGAATCCAAG GCCTACCACAAGGCTAACGATGAAAGGAAGACATATTCCCTCGAGATCAACTCCACCAAAGGCTCCATCAATGACTTCTCAACACGCACCAAGCTCTCCTCAAGCAGGGACGCCCTGGACACTATTCCGGGATCTCGAACTCCTAGGAGTATGGG TTCTAGGATATCACTGAATGAAATGGACGAAAATAGCTCTAGTCCTTCGCCACGGAGGTCCAAAATTAAAACTGTTCGAAACACTAATTACCGTAGCCTAAG AAATTTGGAGAATGAGATACG GTTGATGGG CAATATTCCAGAAGACCAGAGAATACTGGATCCAAAACATGGACCAATCAAAAAGGCCGCAGCAGTCAAGAGTCTGCCCAGTTTAGAAACCACGTGA
- the LOC105335151 gene encoding coiled-coil domain-containing protein 169 isoform X9 gives MAVEVMDDFELEKLRAEIQQEKQMKEMLEQSAAELRATVEELEKRYDTIDNEDRSSSKQGRSSASSSDDLDWNEWKTRYETQTEINEQLERQILMLQNKVQEAKANLKDEDLAELDLRPGRGILKRRGAGKTPRDLKNFDDLSDANPHMIRMLEKEKNVLMNQMRDMEWRLDQESKAYHKANDERKTYSLEINSTKGSINDFSTRTKLSSSRDALDTIPGSRTPRSMGSRISLNEMDENSSSPSPRRSKIKTVRNTNYRSLRNLENEIRLMGNIPEDQRILDPKHGPIKKAAAVKSLPSLETT, from the exons ATGGCGGTTGAAGTAATGGATGACTTCGAACTCGAAAAGTTAAGAGCTGAAATTCAGCAAGAAAAACAAATGAA agAAATGCTAGAACAGTCTGCAGCTGAATTACGTGCTACTGTGGAGGAACTAGAGAAACGATACGACACCATTGATAATGAAG ACCGATCTTCAAGCAAACAAGGTCGCTCAAGCGCATCAAGCTCTGATGATTTGGATT GGAATGAATGGAAGACGAGGTACGAGACCCAGACAGAAATAAACGAGCAGTTAGAGCGGCAGATCTTAATGTTACAGAACAAAGTACAGGAGGCGAAAGCCAACCTCAAAGATG AAGATTTAGCTGAGTTGGATCTTAGGCCCGGAAGGGGTATATTAAAACGCAGAGGAG CCGGAAAGACTCCTAGAGACTTAAAGAACTTCGATGACCTTTCTGAT GCCAATCCACACATGATACGAATGCTGGAGAAAGAGAAAAACGTTTTGATGAACCAGATGAGGGACATGGAATGGCGCCTGGACCAGGAATCCAAG GCCTACCACAAGGCTAACGATGAAAGGAAGACATATTCCCTCGAGATCAACTCCACCAAAGGCTCCATCAATGACTTCTCAACACGCACCAAGCTCTCCTCAAGCAGGGACGCCCTGGACACTATTCCGGGATCTCGAACTCCTAGGAGTATGGG TTCTAGGATATCACTGAATGAAATGGACGAAAATAGCTCTAGTCCTTCGCCACGGAGGTCCAAAATTAAAACTGTTCGAAACACTAATTACCGTAGCCTAAG AAATTTGGAGAATGAGATACG GTTGATGGG CAATATTCCAGAAGACCAGAGAATACTGGATCCAAAACATGGACCAATCAAAAAGGCCGCAGCAGTCAAGAGTCTGCCCAGTTTAGAAACCACGTGA
- the LOC105335151 gene encoding coiled-coil domain-containing protein 169 isoform X10 — translation MAVEVMDDFELEKLRAEIQQEKQMKEMLEQSAAELRATVEELEKRYDTIDNEDRSSSKQGRSSASSSDDLDWNEWKTRYETQTEINEQLERQILMLQNKVQEAKANLKDARDHVAAGKTPRDLKNFDDLSDANPHMIRMLEKEKNVLMNQMRDMEWRLDQESKAYHKANDERKTYSLEINSTKGSINDFSTRTKLSSSRDALDTIPGSRTPRSMGSRISLNEMDENSSSPSPRRSKIKTVRNTNYRSLRNLENEIRLMGNIPEDQRILDPKHGPIKKAAAVKSLPSLETT, via the exons ATGGCGGTTGAAGTAATGGATGACTTCGAACTCGAAAAGTTAAGAGCTGAAATTCAGCAAGAAAAACAAATGAA agAAATGCTAGAACAGTCTGCAGCTGAATTACGTGCTACTGTGGAGGAACTAGAGAAACGATACGACACCATTGATAATGAAG ACCGATCTTCAAGCAAACAAGGTCGCTCAAGCGCATCAAGCTCTGATGATTTGGATT GGAATGAATGGAAGACGAGGTACGAGACCCAGACAGAAATAAACGAGCAGTTAGAGCGGCAGATCTTAATGTTACAGAACAAAGTACAGGAGGCGAAAGCCAACCTCAAAGATG CTCGCGACCATGTAGCAG CCGGAAAGACTCCTAGAGACTTAAAGAACTTCGATGACCTTTCTGAT GCCAATCCACACATGATACGAATGCTGGAGAAAGAGAAAAACGTTTTGATGAACCAGATGAGGGACATGGAATGGCGCCTGGACCAGGAATCCAAG GCCTACCACAAGGCTAACGATGAAAGGAAGACATATTCCCTCGAGATCAACTCCACCAAAGGCTCCATCAATGACTTCTCAACACGCACCAAGCTCTCCTCAAGCAGGGACGCCCTGGACACTATTCCGGGATCTCGAACTCCTAGGAGTATGGG TTCTAGGATATCACTGAATGAAATGGACGAAAATAGCTCTAGTCCTTCGCCACGGAGGTCCAAAATTAAAACTGTTCGAAACACTAATTACCGTAGCCTAAG AAATTTGGAGAATGAGATACG GTTGATGGG CAATATTCCAGAAGACCAGAGAATACTGGATCCAAAACATGGACCAATCAAAAAGGCCGCAGCAGTCAAGAGTCTGCCCAGTTTAGAAACCACGTGA
- the LOC105335151 gene encoding coiled-coil domain-containing protein 169 isoform X3 — translation MAVEVMDDFELEKLRAEIQQEKQMKEMLEQSAAELRATVEELEKRYDTIDNEDRSSSKQGRSSASSSDDLDWNEWKTRYETQTEINEQLERQILMLQNKVQEAKANLKDEDLAELDLRPGRGILKRRGVAFSDESSEEGNGKSVDKCIQVDRTKSNLTSILKPSPESSADSKSSKKSDLPAETKPKPLKRTIQIRTKPGSYLPAGKTPRDLKNFDDLSDANKYMIRSLEKEKQMLQGQMRDIEWRLDQESKAYHKANDERKTYSLEINSTKGSINDFSTRTKLSSSRDALDTIPGSRTPRSMGSRISLNEMDENSSSPSPRRSKIKTVRNTNYRSLSNIPEDQRILDPKHGPIKKAAAVKSLPSLETT, via the exons ATGGCGGTTGAAGTAATGGATGACTTCGAACTCGAAAAGTTAAGAGCTGAAATTCAGCAAGAAAAACAAATGAA agAAATGCTAGAACAGTCTGCAGCTGAATTACGTGCTACTGTGGAGGAACTAGAGAAACGATACGACACCATTGATAATGAAG ACCGATCTTCAAGCAAACAAGGTCGCTCAAGCGCATCAAGCTCTGATGATTTGGATT GGAATGAATGGAAGACGAGGTACGAGACCCAGACAGAAATAAACGAGCAGTTAGAGCGGCAGATCTTAATGTTACAGAACAAAGTACAGGAGGCGAAAGCCAACCTCAAAGATG AAGATTTAGCTGAGTTGGATCTTAGGCCCGGAAGGGGTATATTAAAACGCAGAGGAG TGGCTTTCTCGGATGAATCATCAGAGGAGGGGAATGGAAAGTCAGTGGACAAGTGTATTCAGGTGGACAGGACCAAGTCCAACCTGACAAGTATACTGAAGCCCTCCCCAG AGAGCAGCGCAGATTCCAAAAGTAGTAAAAAATCTGATCTCCCCGCGGAAACCAAGCCCAAACCACTGAAGAGGACGATTCAGATCAGAACCAAGCCGGGTAGCTATCTACCAG CCGGAAAGACTCCTAGAGACTTAAAGAACTTCGATGACCTTTCTGAT GCAAATAAGTATATGATTCGGTCGcttgaaaaagaaaagcaaATGCTTCAAGGACAAATGAGAGACATTGAATGGAGACTCGACCAAGAGTCCAAG GCCTACCACAAGGCTAACGATGAAAGGAAGACATATTCCCTCGAGATCAACTCCACCAAAGGCTCCATCAATGACTTCTCAACACGCACCAAGCTCTCCTCAAGCAGGGACGCCCTGGACACTATTCCGGGATCTCGAACTCCTAGGAGTATGGG TTCTAGGATATCACTGAATGAAATGGACGAAAATAGCTCTAGTCCTTCGCCACGGAGGTCCAAAATTAAAACTGTTCGAAACACTAATTACCGTAGCCTAAG CAATATTCCAGAAGACCAGAGAATACTGGATCCAAAACATGGACCAATCAAAAAGGCCGCAGCAGTCAAGAGTCTGCCCAGTTTAGAAACCACGTGA
- the LOC105335151 gene encoding coiled-coil domain-containing protein 169 isoform X8, whose amino-acid sequence MAVEVMDDFELEKLRAEIQQEKQMKEMLEQSAAELRATVEELEKRYDTIDNEDRSSSKQGRSSASSSDDLDWNEWKTRYETQTEINEQLERQILMLQNKVQEAKANLKDEDLAELDLRPGRGILKRRGAGKTPRDLKNFDDLSDANKYMIRSLEKEKQMLQGQMRDIEWRLDQESKAYHKANDERKTYSLEINSTKGSINDFSTRTKLSSSRDALDTIPGSRTPRSMGSRISLNEMDENSSSPSPRRSKIKTVRNTNYRSLRNLENEIRLMGNIPEDQRILDPKHGPIKKAAAVKSLPSLETT is encoded by the exons ATGGCGGTTGAAGTAATGGATGACTTCGAACTCGAAAAGTTAAGAGCTGAAATTCAGCAAGAAAAACAAATGAA agAAATGCTAGAACAGTCTGCAGCTGAATTACGTGCTACTGTGGAGGAACTAGAGAAACGATACGACACCATTGATAATGAAG ACCGATCTTCAAGCAAACAAGGTCGCTCAAGCGCATCAAGCTCTGATGATTTGGATT GGAATGAATGGAAGACGAGGTACGAGACCCAGACAGAAATAAACGAGCAGTTAGAGCGGCAGATCTTAATGTTACAGAACAAAGTACAGGAGGCGAAAGCCAACCTCAAAGATG AAGATTTAGCTGAGTTGGATCTTAGGCCCGGAAGGGGTATATTAAAACGCAGAGGAG CCGGAAAGACTCCTAGAGACTTAAAGAACTTCGATGACCTTTCTGAT GCAAATAAGTATATGATTCGGTCGcttgaaaaagaaaagcaaATGCTTCAAGGACAAATGAGAGACATTGAATGGAGACTCGACCAAGAGTCCAAG GCCTACCACAAGGCTAACGATGAAAGGAAGACATATTCCCTCGAGATCAACTCCACCAAAGGCTCCATCAATGACTTCTCAACACGCACCAAGCTCTCCTCAAGCAGGGACGCCCTGGACACTATTCCGGGATCTCGAACTCCTAGGAGTATGGG TTCTAGGATATCACTGAATGAAATGGACGAAAATAGCTCTAGTCCTTCGCCACGGAGGTCCAAAATTAAAACTGTTCGAAACACTAATTACCGTAGCCTAAG AAATTTGGAGAATGAGATACG GTTGATGGG CAATATTCCAGAAGACCAGAGAATACTGGATCCAAAACATGGACCAATCAAAAAGGCCGCAGCAGTCAAGAGTCTGCCCAGTTTAGAAACCACGTGA
- the LOC105335151 gene encoding coiled-coil domain-containing protein 169 isoform X2, whose translation MAVEVMDDFELEKLRAEIQQEKQMKEMLEQSAAELRATVEELEKRYDTIDNEDRSSSKQGRSSASSSDDLDWNEWKTRYETQTEINEQLERQILMLQNKVQEAKANLKDEDLAELDLRPGRGILKRRGVAFSDESSEEGNGKSVDKCIQVDRTKSNLTSILKPSPESSADSKSSKKSDLPAETKPKPLKRTIQIRTKPGSYLPAGKTPRDLKNFDDLSDANKYMIRSLEKEKQMLQGQMRDIEWRLDQESKAYHKANDERKTYSLEINSTKGSINDFSTRTKLSSSRDALDTIPGSRTPRSMGSRISLNEMDENSSSPSPRRSKIKTVRNTNYRSLRNLENEIRNIPEDQRILDPKHGPIKKAAAVKSLPSLETT comes from the exons ATGGCGGTTGAAGTAATGGATGACTTCGAACTCGAAAAGTTAAGAGCTGAAATTCAGCAAGAAAAACAAATGAA agAAATGCTAGAACAGTCTGCAGCTGAATTACGTGCTACTGTGGAGGAACTAGAGAAACGATACGACACCATTGATAATGAAG ACCGATCTTCAAGCAAACAAGGTCGCTCAAGCGCATCAAGCTCTGATGATTTGGATT GGAATGAATGGAAGACGAGGTACGAGACCCAGACAGAAATAAACGAGCAGTTAGAGCGGCAGATCTTAATGTTACAGAACAAAGTACAGGAGGCGAAAGCCAACCTCAAAGATG AAGATTTAGCTGAGTTGGATCTTAGGCCCGGAAGGGGTATATTAAAACGCAGAGGAG TGGCTTTCTCGGATGAATCATCAGAGGAGGGGAATGGAAAGTCAGTGGACAAGTGTATTCAGGTGGACAGGACCAAGTCCAACCTGACAAGTATACTGAAGCCCTCCCCAG AGAGCAGCGCAGATTCCAAAAGTAGTAAAAAATCTGATCTCCCCGCGGAAACCAAGCCCAAACCACTGAAGAGGACGATTCAGATCAGAACCAAGCCGGGTAGCTATCTACCAG CCGGAAAGACTCCTAGAGACTTAAAGAACTTCGATGACCTTTCTGAT GCAAATAAGTATATGATTCGGTCGcttgaaaaagaaaagcaaATGCTTCAAGGACAAATGAGAGACATTGAATGGAGACTCGACCAAGAGTCCAAG GCCTACCACAAGGCTAACGATGAAAGGAAGACATATTCCCTCGAGATCAACTCCACCAAAGGCTCCATCAATGACTTCTCAACACGCACCAAGCTCTCCTCAAGCAGGGACGCCCTGGACACTATTCCGGGATCTCGAACTCCTAGGAGTATGGG TTCTAGGATATCACTGAATGAAATGGACGAAAATAGCTCTAGTCCTTCGCCACGGAGGTCCAAAATTAAAACTGTTCGAAACACTAATTACCGTAGCCTAAG AAATTTGGAGAATGAGATACG CAATATTCCAGAAGACCAGAGAATACTGGATCCAAAACATGGACCAATCAAAAAGGCCGCAGCAGTCAAGAGTCTGCCCAGTTTAGAAACCACGTGA
- the LOC105335151 gene encoding coiled-coil domain-containing protein 169 isoform X4, translating into MAVEVMDDFELEKLRAEIQQEKQMKEMLEQSAAELRATVEELEKRYDTIDNEDRSSSKQGRSSASSSDDLDWNEWKTRYETQTEINEQLERQILMLQNKVQEAKANLKDEDLAELDLRPGRGILKRRGVAFSDESSEEGNGKSVDKCIQVDRTKSNLTSILKPSPESSADSKSSKKSDLPAETKPKPLKRTIQIRTKPGSYLPAGKTPRDLKNFDDLSDANKYMIRSLEKEKQMLQGQMRDIEWRLDQESKAYHKANDERKTYSLEINSTKGSINDFSTRTKLSSSRDALDTIPGSRTPRSMGKRKNRRLCEILGNIPEDQRILDPKHGPIKKAAAVKSLPSLETT; encoded by the exons ATGGCGGTTGAAGTAATGGATGACTTCGAACTCGAAAAGTTAAGAGCTGAAATTCAGCAAGAAAAACAAATGAA agAAATGCTAGAACAGTCTGCAGCTGAATTACGTGCTACTGTGGAGGAACTAGAGAAACGATACGACACCATTGATAATGAAG ACCGATCTTCAAGCAAACAAGGTCGCTCAAGCGCATCAAGCTCTGATGATTTGGATT GGAATGAATGGAAGACGAGGTACGAGACCCAGACAGAAATAAACGAGCAGTTAGAGCGGCAGATCTTAATGTTACAGAACAAAGTACAGGAGGCGAAAGCCAACCTCAAAGATG AAGATTTAGCTGAGTTGGATCTTAGGCCCGGAAGGGGTATATTAAAACGCAGAGGAG TGGCTTTCTCGGATGAATCATCAGAGGAGGGGAATGGAAAGTCAGTGGACAAGTGTATTCAGGTGGACAGGACCAAGTCCAACCTGACAAGTATACTGAAGCCCTCCCCAG AGAGCAGCGCAGATTCCAAAAGTAGTAAAAAATCTGATCTCCCCGCGGAAACCAAGCCCAAACCACTGAAGAGGACGATTCAGATCAGAACCAAGCCGGGTAGCTATCTACCAG CCGGAAAGACTCCTAGAGACTTAAAGAACTTCGATGACCTTTCTGAT GCAAATAAGTATATGATTCGGTCGcttgaaaaagaaaagcaaATGCTTCAAGGACAAATGAGAGACATTGAATGGAGACTCGACCAAGAGTCCAAG GCCTACCACAAGGCTAACGATGAAAGGAAGACATATTCCCTCGAGATCAACTCCACCAAAGGCTCCATCAATGACTTCTCAACACGCACCAAGCTCTCCTCAAGCAGGGACGCCCTGGACACTATTCCGGGATCTCGAACTCCTAGGAGTATGGG CAAAAGGAAGAACCGGCGGCTCTGTGAGATCCTAGG CAATATTCCAGAAGACCAGAGAATACTGGATCCAAAACATGGACCAATCAAAAAGGCCGCAGCAGTCAAGAGTCTGCCCAGTTTAGAAACCACGTGA